DNA from Thermococcus argininiproducens:
ACTACTAGAAAACAGAGGAGAAATCCTAGCTTTAGATAAGTCCAAAAACAGACTATCAAAGATGAAACTAGAACTAGAAAGGCTTGGAGTTAAGAATGTCAAATTAATACATATGGACTCAAGGAACTTGCCAGATCTCGGAATTCAGGCTGATAAGATCCTATTGGATGTCCCATGCACAGCCTTGGGAGTTAGACCAAAACTCTGGGAAACAAAAACACCAAAAGATATAGAGGCAACCGCTAGGTATCAGAGACACTTTATAAATGCAGCCATAAAAAGCCTTAGAAGAGGTGGAGTATTGATATACTCAACCTGCACTCTGAGTTATGAGGAGAATGAAGAAAACGTCAAATACATGCTGAAGAAAGGCCTAAAGCTAGAGGAGCAGAAAATCTTTATTGGATCTCCCGGTATTGGAATCAAAGAAGTTCAACGTTTCTACCCTCACAAACACAAAACTCAGGGATTCTTTATAGCAAGGCTGAGGAAGGTGAACTAATGAAGGGGAGGGATTTCATTTTAATTGGAATAGGAATTATCGTGATCTTGCTCCTAATTTGGTGGGCAGGGGTAGAAAAAACCCTAGCTCTTATAATGCAAGCTAATTTGAGATATTTTCTCTTAGCTGTACTTATGCAGGCTTTTGCAACTATTGCTTGGACTCTTAGATGGAGAATTTTCTTAAAACGTGCTGATGTTTCTGTAAGAATGAGGGACATCCTAATAGCAACTCTAATAGGTGTGTTTGCAAATAATCTAACTCCTGGAGCAAGAGCAGGTGGAGAACCAGCGAGAATGTATGTAATAACCAAAAGATCAAAAAGTGGCTATGGACAGGTTTTTGCCACAATAATGGCCGATAGAATATTAGATGTAATACCCGTATTGCTATTCACCCTAATTGCCTTTAAATACGCTCTTTCATTAAAGATTAAACTATTACTCTCCGTTCTCTCCATATCAACTGCAGTACTCCTTATGATAGTCCTTATAAGTCTTTTAATCTCCCTAAATGAGAAACTCGCCTTTAAAGTATTGGATAAAATAACAAACCTTATCCGACGTATTTTCCCCGAAAAGTTTGTAGGAATAGAAGAGACACTAGAAGAAAAAATTAAAAAGTCTGTCCTAGAATTTAGAGAAACATTTTTGGAGCTCTCTAAAGATCCAGTCGTAATGGGAAAAACACTCTTTTATTCCTTAGCCTTGTGGGGATTCATGCTCCTCCGAGCCTATTTCATTTTTGAGAGCATTGGGTATACCCTTGAGCTTCACAAAATTCTTATGGTTCAAATGGCAGGTATTGCACTGGGAATGATAAGTATCCTTCCAGGAGGGCTTGGAATAACTGAAGCTGTAAACTCTGCACTTTATTTAAGTTTAAGAATTGATAAGAGCCTCGCTGTTACTGCAACAGTCTTAGATAGATTTATATCCTTCTGGCTCCCAACAATTATTGGCGGTGGGCTAAGCATATACTTAGGAGTAAAATTCAGTAAAGAGAGCGTGAGAAAATGAAGTTTGGGATTGTGGCCCGAAGGGATCGTGAAGAAGCTCTAAAACTAGCATATAGAGTTTATGATTTTCTTAGGGTTAGTAATTATGGGGTTTATGTGGATAAAGATACTCACGAAAATTTCCCCCATTTCTCACCTAAGGATGTTCTACCCCTAGAAGAGATGGACGTTGACATGATCATTGTAATCGGGGGAGATGGAACGGTACTTAGAGTTGAACATAAAACCTCAAAAGATATCCCGATTCTAGCAGTAAACATGGGCACCTTGGGATTTCTGGCAGAGGTAGAACCGGCCGAGACATTTTTTGCAATTTCTAGAGTGCTCGAAGGAGATTACTTTATCGATGAAAGGATGAAAATAAGGGTTTTTGTAGAGGGAATCACAGTGCCTGATGCGCTCAATGATGTGGTAATACTTTCTGGAGTTCCAGGGAAAGTTACACAGTTAAAATACTATATAGACGGAGAACTTGCTGAAGAAATTCGGGCGGATGGATTGATAATTTCGACACCTACAGGTTCAACTGCTTATGCTCTCTCTGCCGGAGGCCCATTAGTAGATCCAAGGCTCCATGCTATATTACTAGTCCCCCTAGCGCCTGTTGCTTTAACTGCTAGACCCCTTGTAGTACCTGATTCCTCCTCAATAGATATAGAAGTGTCAACAGAAAGAGAAATTATTCTCACAGTGGATGGCCAATTCTACACTCAACTCCTACCCAATTTAACAATAAGGATAGAAAAATCCCCACGAAAAACGAAGTTCGTAAGGTTCTCAAAAAGAATCTATCCGAAATATACTCTAAAAATAAAGAAGAAATTCTAATAAAAACTTAATCCCAGGTTATTTCCACCTCATCTGTTCTAAATTTCTGCTTAACAATAGTCTCTTCAAGATTAAATCTTATTCCGCCCTTAAACATTCTCAAACCAGTATATGCTATCATCGCCCCATTATCCCGACATAAGTCATATGGAGGGACGAAAAATGTTATCCCTCTATCCTCAGTCATCATCTTGAGCATCTCTCTCAGGCGATTATTGGCTGCTACTCCCCCAACAAGAACCACTTCCTCTTTGCCAGTATGGGCTACCGCTCTTTCCGTAACTTCAACCAAAGCTGCAAACGCTGTTTCCTGGAAGGAATAAGCTAGATCTTCCACCCTATATTTGCCGCTCTTATATTTTCTAACAGCTTCAGTTAAGATCCCAGAAAAGCTCAAATCCATCCCTTTTACTGCGTAAGGGAGCTCTATATAGAATTCTCCCTTTTGAGCAAGTTTTTCGATTTTAGGACCACCTGGAAATCCAAGGCCAAGTTCTCGGGCAAATGTATCTATGGCATTCCCAATTCCTATATCAAGGGTTTCTCCAAAAACCCTGTATTTGCCTCCTTCTAGGGCCAAAACCTGTGTGTTTCCTCCACTAACATAAAGGCCAACTGGATCTTTTACACCGAACATTTTAGTAATTTCAACATGTGCAATACAGTGATTAACTCCCACAATAGGTTTGTTATACTTTATAGCCAAAGCCCTTGCAGCTGTGGCTACCACTCTCAAAGCTGGCCCCAATCCCGGGCCCTGAGAAAAAGCTATGACATCTACATCCTCTATAGAAACTCCCGCTTCTTTAAGAGTTTTCTTTAATAAGGGCCTTAAAAGCTTTGCATGATGTTCCGCAGCCTCCTTTGGGTGTATTCCTCCTTTCTCAGTCGTAAGAGTATCAAATACATTGGCTAAAACTTCTTTTTCTGTAACAACCCCTATGCCAAGAGTATGAGCTGTTCCTTCAATTCCTAAGGCGAGCATCAAAAGAGAATACAGAAAAGCATTTAAAAGCATTGTTCCTTTCGAATTTTCTACTTAACAGGTTAAAGTTTTCCCATCCAATTCAAGTGATATAGAAGGTGAACTGCCCTGCCCTTTCAGAAGGAGGCCTCCTATCCAATAAAGATAATAGAGTTTTTCTATTTCAATTCTATTATAGTCTTATTGGAACCGAGAGGAACTATAGTAGTTGATAGAGCTGGAATAGTCTTTCAATTCTATTATAGTCTTATTGGAATGACGAGAAGACAGCGAAAATGATTAGAAAGCGCTATACTTTCAATTCTATTATAGTCTTATTGGAACCCGCTGTCAATGCATAGATGACCATCTCATCAAAACCTTTCAATTCTATTATAGTCTTATTGGAACTGCAACTATTGAGAACCTTATAAATCCTGAAAATTCTTTCAATTCTATTATAGTCTTATTGGAACCAGTATGACATGAGAATTGAGCCCGAAATAAAGACTACTTTCAATTCTATTATAGTCTTATTGGAACAAGGTCATCATAGTCATCAAGAATTTTAATTAAGTCACTTTCAATTCTATTATAGTCTTATTGGAACCGTGCTTGAGGATTTCCACAAGCTTTTCGATGTCAAAACTTTCAATTCTATTATAGTCTTATTGGAACATAATTCCAGCCCCGTTTGATCTGTTTCCTACGGCCACTTTCAATTCTATTATAGTCTTATTGGAACTGTCAGCGGCAAGTGCTATGATGAGCTTGGCAGGGAACTTTCAATTCTATTATAGTCTTATTGGAACTCCCACCAGTAGCTGTTTCCATAGCATCTTCCGAGCTTTCAATTCTATTATAGTCTTATTGGAACCTCCAAAGATGATAAGGCCTTGTGGCACGAGGTTTGACTTTCAATTCTATTATAGTCTTATTGGAACGGATATATGAATCAGAGCTTATGAACGGCAGGACAACTTTCAATTCTATTATAGTCTTATTGGAACATAACAATAGAGAAATTATCCTTAAGCGTAACTGAGCTTTCAATTCTATTATAGTCTTATTGGAACTACTGCATATAGTTCGCTAACATATACAGCAGATTTCCTTTCAATTCTATTATAGTCTTATTGGAACTACTGC
Protein-coding regions in this window:
- a CDS encoding flippase-like domain-containing protein — protein: MKGRDFILIGIGIIVILLLIWWAGVEKTLALIMQANLRYFLLAVLMQAFATIAWTLRWRIFLKRADVSVRMRDILIATLIGVFANNLTPGARAGGEPARMYVITKRSKSGYGQVFATIMADRILDVIPVLLFTLIAFKYALSLKIKLLLSVLSISTAVLLMIVLISLLISLNEKLAFKVLDKITNLIRRIFPEKFVGIEETLEEKIKKSVLEFRETFLELSKDPVVMGKTLFYSLALWGFMLLRAYFIFESIGYTLELHKILMVQMAGIALGMISILPGGLGITEAVNSALYLSLRIDKSLAVTATVLDRFISFWLPTIIGGGLSIYLGVKFSKESVRK
- a CDS encoding NAD(+) kinase yields the protein MKFGIVARRDREEALKLAYRVYDFLRVSNYGVYVDKDTHENFPHFSPKDVLPLEEMDVDMIIVIGGDGTVLRVEHKTSKDIPILAVNMGTLGFLAEVEPAETFFAISRVLEGDYFIDERMKIRVFVEGITVPDALNDVVILSGVPGKVTQLKYYIDGELAEEIRADGLIISTPTGSTAYALSAGGPLVDPRLHAILLVPLAPVALTARPLVVPDSSSIDIEVSTEREIILTVDGQFYTQLLPNLTIRIEKSPRKTKFVRFSKRIYPKYTLKIKKKF
- a CDS encoding bifunctional N(6)-L-threonylcarbamoyladenine synthase/serine/threonine protein kinase encodes the protein MLALGIEGTAHTLGIGVVTEKEVLANVFDTLTTEKGGIHPKEAAEHHAKLLRPLLKKTLKEAGVSIEDVDVIAFSQGPGLGPALRVVATAARALAIKYNKPIVGVNHCIAHVEITKMFGVKDPVGLYVSGGNTQVLALEGGKYRVFGETLDIGIGNAIDTFARELGLGFPGGPKIEKLAQKGEFYIELPYAVKGMDLSFSGILTEAVRKYKSGKYRVEDLAYSFQETAFAALVEVTERAVAHTGKEEVVLVGGVAANNRLREMLKMMTEDRGITFFVPPYDLCRDNGAMIAYTGLRMFKGGIRFNLEETIVKQKFRTDEVEITWD